Proteins encoded together in one Lathyrus oleraceus cultivar Zhongwan6 chromosome 5, CAAS_Psat_ZW6_1.0, whole genome shotgun sequence window:
- the LOC127080322 gene encoding uncharacterized protein LOC127080322, whose amino-acid sequence MTVSKSQTAKLYGICTSTEHPTDTCPILQDESVTQLPQAYAANFFNQRNNQKGYNIPDLSTNKYHPNWRNHPNLRYGNQQPIQQQLVIPLPQPQTTLQVSTSAPSEPSLEDLVKQMDIGKLATSMNVMQQAQGSNELSAQTIMNPKDPNANVSEISLRFGKVTPEPSSIVIETEPSVVVETEKEKEKEYVPPVPFSHRILKNKRTDDGDKEREILDVFRKVAVNISLLNVIKQVPKYAKFLKDLCTSKRRLKGNERAIPQKCKDPGTFVIPCTIGDSKFEICMLDLGEGINLMPTSVYNNLDLGPLQHTGEVVHEVVYAVEALDIPVVPNTPSIEQPPSLELKKLPENLKYAYLDSNEKLSVIISSNVDVDQENKLL is encoded by the exons ATGACAGTGAGTAAATCTCAAACAGCAAAGTTGTATGGTATTTGTACTTCTACTGAACATCCAACTGACACATGTCCTATTCTTCAAGATGAGTCGGTCACTCAGTTGCCTCAAGCATATGCAGCTAACTTTTTCAACCAAAGAAACAATCAGAAAGGATACAACATTCCTGACTTGTCCACCAACAAATAtcatcccaattggaggaaccatccaaaccttcgatatggaaaccaACAACCCATCCAACAACAATTAGTCATACCTCTGCCACAACCACAGACCACTCTCCAAGTCTCCACCTCTGCACCTTCTGAACCTTCATTAGAggatcttgtcaaacaaatggaT ATTGGAAAGCTTGCCACTTCGATGAATGTCATGCAGCAAGCCCAAGGATCAAACGAACTTTCTGCCCAAACGATTATGAATCCAAAAGAccctaatgctaatgtgagtgaAATTTCCTTGAGATTCGGGAAG GTAACACCTGAACCTTCTTCCATTGTGATAGAAACTGAACCCTCTGTTGTGGTAGaaactgaaaaagaaaaagagaaggagtatgtgccaccagtTCCCTTCTCACATAGAATACTGAAAAATAAAAGGACTGATGATGGAGacaaggagagagagattttagATGTGTTCAGAAAAGTGGCGGTAAACATTTCGCTTCTTAATGTTATTAAGCAGGTTCCAAAGTATGCAAAATTTCTAAAAGACTTGTGCACAAGTAAGAGAAGGTTGAAGGGAAATGAGAGA GCCATACCCCAAAAGTGCAAGGATCCAGGAACTTTTGTTATTCCATGTACcattggggatagtaaattcgaaatttgcatgcttgatttgggagaGGGCATTAATCTTATGCCTACTTCTGTTTATAATAACCttgatcttggtcctttgcagcatacag GTGAAGTTGTCCATGAAGTTGTTTATGCAGTTGAAGCTCTCGACATCCCGGTTGTCCCAAACACCCCATCCATTGAGCAACCACCTTCCCTAGAGCTGAAAAAACTCCCTGAAAATctgaaatatgcttatttagatAGTAATGAAAAACTTTCGGTTATAATTTCTTCTAACGTTGATgtcgatcaagaaaataagcttttgtAG